One Streptomyces sp. P9-A2 DNA window includes the following coding sequences:
- a CDS encoding glutamate synthase subunit beta produces the protein MADPKGFLNHGREVATSRPVTERVKDWNEVHVPGSLLPIISKQAGRCMDCGIPFCHNGCPLGNLIPEWNDYAYREDWSAASERLHATNNFPEFTGRLCPAPCESACVLGINQPPVTIKNVEVSIIDKAWATGDVAPQIPERLSGKTVAVVGSGPAGLAAAQQLTRAGHTVAVYERADRIGGLLRYGIPEFKMEKRHINRRIEQMRAEGTKFRTGIEIGRDMPATALRKRYDAVVLAVGATTARDLPVPGRDLKGIHQAMEYLPLANKVQEGDYVAPPISAEGKHVVVIGGGDTGADCVGTAHRQGAASVTQLEIMPRPNEDRDTLSQPWPTFPMLYKVTSAHEEGGERVYSVSTTHFEGDEDGTVQWLHLTEVEFTDGRLTQKPGTERRIPAQLVTLAMGFTGTDRDNGLVEQFGLELDARGNIARDADFHTSVPGVFVAGDAGRGQSLIVWAIAEGRSAARGCDRRLTGASDLPAPVRPTDRSLMV, from the coding sequence ATGGCTGATCCGAAGGGCTTTCTGAACCACGGCCGCGAGGTCGCCACCTCCCGCCCGGTCACCGAACGCGTCAAGGACTGGAACGAGGTCCACGTCCCCGGCTCGCTGCTGCCGATCATCAGCAAGCAGGCCGGCCGGTGCATGGACTGCGGCATCCCGTTCTGCCACAACGGCTGCCCGCTGGGCAACCTCATCCCCGAGTGGAACGACTACGCCTACCGCGAGGACTGGTCGGCGGCGAGCGAGCGCCTGCACGCCACCAACAACTTCCCGGAGTTCACCGGCCGCCTGTGCCCCGCACCGTGCGAGTCGGCATGCGTGCTCGGCATCAACCAGCCGCCGGTCACCATCAAGAACGTCGAGGTCTCCATCATCGACAAGGCGTGGGCGACCGGCGACGTCGCCCCGCAGATCCCCGAACGCCTGTCCGGCAAGACCGTCGCCGTCGTCGGCTCCGGCCCGGCCGGCCTCGCCGCCGCCCAGCAGCTGACCCGCGCCGGCCACACGGTCGCCGTCTACGAACGGGCCGACCGCATCGGCGGCCTCCTGCGCTACGGCATCCCCGAGTTCAAGATGGAGAAGCGGCACATCAACCGCCGTATCGAGCAGATGCGCGCGGAGGGCACCAAGTTCCGCACCGGCATCGAGATCGGCCGGGACATGCCGGCCACCGCACTGCGCAAGCGCTACGACGCCGTCGTCCTCGCCGTCGGCGCGACGACCGCGCGCGACCTGCCCGTGCCCGGCCGCGACCTCAAGGGCATCCACCAGGCCATGGAGTACCTGCCACTGGCCAACAAGGTGCAGGAGGGCGACTACGTCGCCCCGCCCATCTCGGCCGAGGGCAAGCACGTCGTCGTGATCGGCGGCGGCGACACCGGTGCCGACTGCGTGGGCACCGCCCACCGGCAGGGCGCCGCCTCCGTCACCCAGCTCGAGATCATGCCCCGCCCGAACGAGGACCGGGACACCCTCTCCCAGCCGTGGCCGACCTTCCCCATGCTCTACAAGGTCACCTCCGCGCACGAGGAGGGCGGCGAGCGGGTCTACTCCGTCTCCACCACCCACTTCGAGGGCGACGAGGACGGCACCGTGCAGTGGCTGCACCTGACCGAGGTCGAGTTCACCGACGGCAGGCTCACCCAGAAGCCCGGCACCGAGCGCAGGATCCCGGCCCAGCTGGTCACCCTCGCCATGGGCTTCACCGGTACCGACCGCGACAACGGACTGGTCGAGCAGTTCGGCCTGGAACTCGACGCACGCGGTAACATCGCCCGCGACGCCGACTTCCACACCAGCGTGCCCGGCGTCTTCGTCGCCGGAGACGCCGGGCGCGGCCAGTCGCTCATCGTGTGGGCGATCGCCGAGGGCCGCTCCGCGGCACGCGGCTGCGACCGCCGGCTCACCGGCGCGAGCGACCTGCCCGCACCGGTCCGCCCGACCGACCGCTCACTGATGGTGTGA